One part of the Vitis riparia cultivar Riparia Gloire de Montpellier isolate 1030 chromosome 15, EGFV_Vit.rip_1.0, whole genome shotgun sequence genome encodes these proteins:
- the LOC117932165 gene encoding dnaJ protein homolog 2-like, protein MFGRPPRRSDSTKYYDVLGVSKNANQDELKKAYKKAAIKNHPDKGGDPEKFKELSQAYDVLSDPDKREIYDQYGEDGLKEGMGGGGGFHNPVDIFESFFGGGAFGGGGSSRGRRQKRGEDVVHTLKVSLEDLYNGTSKKLSLSRNVMCPKCKGKGSKSGASGRCYGCQGSGMKITTRQIAPGMIQQMQHVCHECRGSGEVISERDRCPQCKGNKVATEKKVLEVHVEKGMQHGERIVFQGEADQAPDTITGDIVFVLQLKDHAKFKRKYDDLYVEHTLSLTEALCGFQFALTHLDGRQLLIKSNPGEIIKPDQYKAINDEGMPHHQRPFMKGKLYIHFDVEFPESGILSPDQCKALESILPQKRSKQISAMEVDEAEETTLYDVNIEEEMRRKQQQQQHEAYDEDDDDFGAPRVQCAQQ, encoded by the exons ATGTTCGGGCGTCCCCCAAGGAGGAGTGATAGCACCAAGTACTATGATGTTCTTGGAGTTTCAAAAAATGCCAATCAAGATGAACTGAAGAAGGCATATAAAAAGGCTGCCATAAAGAACCACCCAGACAAGGGTGGAGACCCGGAGAAG TTCAAGGAGTTGTCTCAAGCTTATGATGTTCTTAGCGATCCAGATAAAAGAGAAATCTATGACCAATATGGTGAAGATGGGCTTAAAGAGGGAATGGGAGGAGGTGGCGGCTTTCATAATCCAGTTGAtatatttgaatcattttttggTGGAGGAGCTTTTGGTG GTGGTGGTAGCTCAAGAGGAAGAAGGCAGAAACGAGGTGAAGATGTTGTGCATACTTTGAAGGTTTCTTTGGAGGACTTGTATAATGGCACATCAAAGAAATTATCTCTATCAAGGAATGTTATGTGCCCAAAATGTAAAGG GAAAGGTTCAAAGAGTGGGGCATCTGGGAGATGTTATGGCTGCCAAGGTTCAGGAATGAAGATTACAACCCGACAGATTGCACCAGGCATGATTCAACAAATGCAACATGTCTGTCATGAATGCAGAGGGTCAG GTGAGGTTATTAGTGAGAGAGATAGGTGCCCCCAGTGCAAAGGAAACAAGGTTGCTACGGAAAAGAAGGTACTGGAGGTGCATGTTGAGAAGGGAATGCAGCATGGTGAGAGGATTGTGTTTCAAGGAGAAGCTGATCAAGCG CCTGATACGATTACAGGAGACATTGTTTTTGTGTTGCAACTGAAGGACCATGCCAAGTTCAAGCGGAAATATGACGATCTCTACGTAGAGCATACCCTCAGTTTAACAGAGGCCCTCTGTGGGTTTCAGTTTGCTCTGACTCATCTTGATGGCAGACAGCTTCTGATTAAATCAAACCCTGGCGAGATCATCAAACCAG ATCAATACAAAGCAATCAATGATGAGGGAATGCCGCACCACCAAAGACCCTTCATGAAGGGTAAGCTTTACATCCATTTTGATGTGGAGTTCCCGGAGTCTGGAATTCTATCCCCTGATCAATGCAAGGCTTTGGAGTCGATCCTACCTCAAAAGCGGAGCAAGCAAATATCAGCAATGGAGGTAGACGAGGCTGAGGAGACAACATTGTATGATGTGAACATCGAGGAAGAGATGAGGCGGAAGCAGCAGCAACAGCAACACGAGGCGTATGATGAGGACGATGATGATTTTGGAGCACCTCGGGTGCAGTGCGCCCAGCAATGA
- the LOC117932573 gene encoding protein BIC1-like codes for MAEGETTKMDPQNSIEEPNHPVGESVAPEHKKPKHHQPCEDRAEPHNPFDASHAESQSQSPVTPDESNHDETESQTQSPPTVVDVTKEPIKTEALASSEDNGRDRLKRHRVEVAGRVWIPDIWGQEELMKDWTDCSVFDASLVSSRIMSARAALMAEGRRPNSSRLRIENRC; via the coding sequence ATGGCTGAAGGAGAAACCACCAAAATGGATCCACAGAATTCCATAGAAGAGCCCAACCATCCAGTTGGTGAGTCAGTTGCACCAGAGCACAAGAAGCCCAAACACCACCAGCCCTGCGAGGATCGAGCTGAACCACACAACCCCTTTGATGCCAGTCATGCCGAATCACAAAGCCAGTCTCCAGTCACCCCTGATGAGTCCAACCACGATGAAACTGAATCACAAACTCAGTCTCCTCCTACAGTAGTGGATGTTACAAAAGAACCCATCAAAACGGAGGCCTTGGCGTCATCGGAGGACAATGGACGAGACCGGCTGAAGAGGCACCGAGTTGAGGTGGCCGGCAGGGTGTGGATTCCAGATATATGGGGACAGGAGGAGCTGATGAAGGATTGGACTGACTGCTCCGTCTTCGACGCTTCATTGGTGAGTAGTAGAATAATGTCAGCTCGAGCGGCATTGATGGCTGAGGGAAGAAGACCTAATTCAAGCAGATTAAGGATAGAGAATAGATGTTGA